A single Natrinema pellirubrum DSM 15624 DNA region contains:
- a CDS encoding polysaccharide deacetylase family protein encodes MTRKRATRRRFLALSGAVGAVGMAGCADRIESAVDRVDTGSSNGTDAPDDSATPGLADGVPALETAFDSRDRFRQPGESLDDFGDLDAWTVVQGSGTADTDVVFDGEQSFRLESNGSENVIAERSLDGEDLTATDLSVAVRTTTPDSIAVNLRLVDQFGSEKVYSLRQIRYRAPDVGWFRTSPGVFQQSEPEPSLDHLDRLEVQVLHSMPEAEVWIDDLRTHETPDQGYVMLSWDDGTLDYYETAAPLHDEYGFPAVQAPVPRWAEQGVDGHMSISELQDRQEAGDQIVVHGTHDPIHELDDAETIDERLRRDKQWFVDNGFEGANYIVHPHNSFDKTSLERTTDYHYCGGFNQAGNVNTTSVYGFDPLALPRTIGHDLDISKQCVDLAAKHNQCTILNFHTFEATNTMPEDDYESLLEYIDSADIEVITFDDLWKLRVADH; translated from the coding sequence ATGACACGGAAACGCGCCACGCGACGTCGGTTCCTCGCACTGTCCGGTGCAGTCGGTGCCGTCGGAATGGCCGGCTGTGCGGATCGTATCGAGTCGGCGGTCGATCGGGTCGACACCGGTTCGTCGAACGGGACCGATGCGCCGGACGACTCGGCCACGCCGGGGCTTGCGGACGGCGTCCCAGCGCTCGAGACGGCGTTCGATAGCCGGGACCGGTTCCGGCAGCCGGGCGAATCGCTGGACGACTTCGGCGATCTCGACGCCTGGACAGTCGTTCAGGGCTCGGGAACGGCCGACACCGACGTCGTTTTCGACGGCGAACAGAGCTTCAGGCTCGAGTCGAACGGGAGCGAGAACGTCATCGCGGAACGGAGCCTCGACGGCGAGGACCTGACGGCGACGGATCTGTCCGTCGCGGTGCGAACGACGACGCCCGACAGTATCGCCGTCAACCTGCGTCTCGTCGACCAGTTCGGGAGCGAGAAGGTCTACTCCCTCCGCCAGATCAGGTACCGTGCGCCCGACGTCGGCTGGTTCAGAACGAGCCCCGGCGTCTTCCAGCAAAGCGAGCCCGAGCCCTCGCTGGATCACCTCGATCGGCTCGAGGTGCAGGTGCTGCACTCGATGCCGGAAGCGGAAGTCTGGATCGACGACCTGCGCACCCACGAGACGCCCGATCAGGGCTATGTCATGTTGAGCTGGGACGACGGAACGCTCGACTACTACGAGACGGCCGCGCCGCTGCACGACGAGTACGGGTTCCCGGCAGTGCAGGCACCGGTGCCGCGGTGGGCCGAACAGGGTGTTGACGGGCACATGTCGATCTCGGAACTGCAGGACCGACAGGAGGCAGGCGATCAGATCGTCGTCCACGGAACCCACGACCCGATTCACGAACTCGACGACGCGGAGACGATCGACGAACGGCTCAGACGGGACAAACAGTGGTTCGTCGACAACGGGTTCGAGGGGGCGAACTACATCGTCCATCCGCACAACAGTTTCGACAAGACGAGCCTCGAGCGGACGACCGACTATCACTACTGTGGCGGGTTCAACCAGGCCGGCAACGTCAACACGACGAGCGTCTACGGCTTCGATCCGCTCGCCCTCCCGCGGACGATCGGGCACGACCTCGACATCTCGAAGCAGTGTGTCGATCTGGCTGCCAAACACAACCAGTGTACGATTCTGAACTTCCACACGTTCGAGGCCACCAACACGATGCCCGAGGACGACTACGAGTCGTTGCTCGAGTACATCGACAGTGCTGACATCGAGGTCATCACGTTCGACGACCTCTGGAAGCTGCGTGTGGCCGACCACTGA
- a CDS encoding PKD domain-containing protein, with amino-acid sequence MRRDIHSRRSVLAVTASCVLASASAASVVGDTDRSDAGTVSRASFVVREGTPEETTVYVTTADAEGPTAVVVGGIHGNEVAGYTAAGRIADWPIDAGTLVAIPAANAVAIERGTRTDDDGNNLNRQFPEGEPPGTELAGAIWDVITEYDPDVVVDLHESTGIYAGDPMDGVGQAIFHGESDAAADTAGAVADAVTRKFVDDPELEFRPGPFSSPESDPTGLLVHKAARDLGADAFLAETLSTGVELETRVRWHTAIVDRLLAGELLLEDAGDGSPPENRDDAEPSEPVDDGTDDEGQTGESPTARITTAPALGSDTTLEPGQTVTLDASQSSDPDGELVRYEWRLGDTGSFDETGETIDVTISATGDHPVALRVVDDDGATDVDRLTLSTDC; translated from the coding sequence ATGAGACGTGATATCCACTCACGACGATCCGTATTGGCCGTCACAGCCAGTTGTGTACTCGCGAGTGCAAGCGCCGCCAGCGTCGTCGGCGATACGGACCGATCGGACGCGGGGACCGTTTCTCGAGCGTCGTTCGTCGTTCGCGAGGGGACGCCGGAAGAGACGACGGTGTACGTGACAACCGCGGACGCCGAGGGACCGACGGCGGTCGTCGTCGGCGGGATCCACGGGAACGAAGTCGCGGGCTATACGGCCGCCGGCCGGATTGCCGACTGGCCGATCGACGCCGGCACGCTCGTCGCGATCCCGGCGGCCAACGCCGTCGCCATCGAACGCGGGACGAGAACCGACGACGACGGAAACAATCTCAATCGACAGTTCCCGGAGGGTGAACCCCCGGGAACGGAACTCGCAGGGGCCATCTGGGACGTCATCACCGAATACGACCCGGACGTCGTCGTCGATCTCCACGAGTCGACGGGCATCTACGCGGGCGATCCCATGGACGGCGTCGGCCAGGCGATCTTTCACGGCGAGAGCGATGCGGCCGCCGACACCGCTGGCGCTGTCGCCGACGCCGTGACCCGGAAGTTCGTCGACGACCCCGAACTCGAGTTCCGGCCCGGGCCGTTCTCCAGCCCCGAGAGCGATCCGACCGGCTTGCTCGTCCACAAAGCCGCCCGCGATCTGGGGGCCGATGCGTTCCTCGCGGAGACGCTCTCGACGGGCGTCGAACTGGAAACTCGTGTCCGATGGCACACGGCGATCGTCGACCGGCTCCTCGCGGGCGAGTTGTTGCTCGAGGACGCCGGCGACGGCAGTCCTCCCGAGAACCGGGACGACGCGGAGCCCTCGGAACCGGTCGACGACGGCACCGACGACGAGGGCCAGACCGGGGAGTCACCCACTGCACGGATCACGACCGCCCCGGCATTGGGTTCCGACACGACGCTCGAGCCCGGGCAGACGGTCACGCTCGACGCGTCACAGTCGTCCGACCCGGACGGAGAACTCGTCCGCTACGAGTGGCGTCTCGGTGATACCGGCTCGTTCGACGAGACCGGGGAGACGATCGACGTGACGATCAGCGCGACCGGCGACCACCCGGTGGCGTTGCGCGTCGTCGACGACGACGGAGCGACTGATGTCGATCGGCTCACGCTCTCGACGGACTGCTAA
- a CDS encoding glycosyltransferase family 2 protein, producing the protein MTRVSVIIPTYNRAATLPRAIDSALAQTIDDLEVVVVDDGSTDDTESVLAEYEDPRVRPVLHATNRGANVARNTGLEHAHGEYVAFLDSDDEWQPTKLERQLAALEDRSSDWVGAYCGTAYDLSGASGRLRSIAASVLARSDDEPTREGGEELIGEILADNVQPGAGSTLLVRTDVAREVGGFDEDLDRFQDPEFCLRVLECGNLAYVDAALVRRNETGHPPADVTRTASRQYLSTYESEVERFEAEGYEIRSRHELIIAKRYFAEGRFLRALWHFRKAGASPRTYPGVCWVAGAGLRRRSRPIVVALVALLVVITLGRHTRSE; encoded by the coding sequence ATGACTCGCGTCAGCGTCATCATCCCGACGTACAACAGAGCGGCGACGCTTCCGCGCGCGATCGACAGCGCGCTCGCACAGACGATCGACGACCTCGAGGTGGTCGTCGTCGACGACGGTTCGACCGACGACACCGAGTCGGTGCTGGCCGAGTACGAGGACCCGCGGGTGCGGCCCGTACTCCACGCGACCAACCGGGGCGCAAACGTCGCCCGGAACACGGGACTCGAACACGCTCACGGCGAGTACGTCGCCTTCCTCGATTCGGACGACGAGTGGCAGCCCACGAAACTCGAGCGCCAGCTCGCGGCCCTCGAGGATCGCTCGAGTGACTGGGTCGGCGCCTACTGCGGGACGGCATACGACCTCTCCGGCGCGAGCGGACGGCTCCGGTCGATCGCCGCGTCCGTACTCGCTCGCTCGGACGACGAACCGACGAGAGAAGGTGGTGAAGAACTGATCGGCGAGATCCTCGCGGACAACGTTCAGCCGGGCGCGGGGTCGACGCTGCTCGTCCGCACCGACGTCGCCAGAGAGGTCGGCGGCTTCGACGAGGATCTCGACCGGTTCCAGGATCCGGAGTTCTGTCTGCGCGTCCTCGAGTGCGGGAACCTCGCGTACGTCGACGCGGCACTCGTTCGCCGCAACGAGACCGGCCATCCGCCCGCGGACGTGACGAGAACTGCGAGCCGACAGTACCTGTCGACCTACGAATCCGAGGTCGAGCGGTTCGAGGCTGAGGGTTACGAGATCCGCTCGAGGCACGAACTCATCATCGCAAAGCGGTACTTCGCGGAGGGGCGGTTCCTGCGGGCCCTCTGGCACTTCCGCAAGGCTGGGGCGTCGCCGCGGACGTATCCCGGCGTCTGCTGGGTCGCCGGGGCCGGGCTTCGACGGCGATCGCGACCGATCGTCGTGGCGCTCGTCGCCCTGCTGGTCGTAATCACGCTCGGACGACACACGCGTTCCGAGTGA
- a CDS encoding polysaccharide deacetylase family protein, translated as MTNRNRRSFVTTVAATGTLGLAGCLSRMREWRGADGEPATSQSSDGNDGDEAGDRLSLPGDPIDRFEDLDRWTPMIDAGQLEAGTADPYAGSQSAHLTAAEDTEYAAVYRTIPDGLDLSDKSLSLAVSFTGREQLHLTLELFAPNSRNVHAMQRTLVGPTDRWVRVDFGTDRVEGQPDLTDVREVRLIARRRADSTGPIDCRIDDLRATDRPETGAVMLLFDGTLESHYTAAFEQLQAYGFAGVEAVIPEAVGEDGRLTIDELSDLDAAGWDMAARPRTGARSLDEFPPEKQAELIRGTKAALESRGFEDGAKHFVTPRNVLGSTARDLVREYHEQAFRFGGGPNGLPLTDPHDAGFFAGDAGDVTKSYIDFAAEYGQLAVLHFEHVGENGMSERAFADLLEYVDAQDVDVVTATDLLERTSGGDR; from the coding sequence ATGACGAACAGAAACCGCCGATCGTTCGTAACGACGGTTGCAGCGACCGGAACGCTCGGCCTCGCCGGCTGTCTCTCGCGGATGCGGGAGTGGCGTGGCGCGGACGGCGAGCCGGCGACATCCCAGTCGAGCGACGGGAACGACGGCGACGAGGCCGGTGACCGACTGTCCCTTCCGGGGGACCCGATCGACCGCTTCGAGGATCTCGACCGATGGACGCCGATGATCGACGCCGGGCAACTCGAGGCCGGGACGGCCGACCCGTACGCCGGCTCGCAGTCGGCCCACCTCACGGCCGCCGAGGATACCGAGTATGCAGCCGTCTACAGGACGATTCCGGACGGACTGGATCTGAGCGACAAGAGCCTCTCGCTTGCCGTCAGCTTCACCGGCCGCGAGCAGCTTCACCTCACGCTCGAGTTGTTCGCACCGAACTCGCGCAACGTCCACGCCATGCAGCGCACGCTCGTCGGACCGACCGATCGGTGGGTCCGGGTCGACTTCGGGACCGATCGGGTCGAGGGCCAGCCCGACCTGACCGATGTCCGGGAGGTACGGCTGATCGCCCGCCGTCGCGCCGACTCAACCGGCCCGATCGACTGCCGGATCGACGACCTCCGCGCGACCGACCGTCCCGAAACCGGCGCGGTCATGCTCCTGTTCGACGGCACGCTCGAAAGCCACTACACGGCCGCGTTCGAGCAGCTGCAGGCGTACGGCTTCGCGGGCGTCGAAGCGGTCATCCCGGAGGCCGTCGGCGAGGACGGCCGGCTCACGATCGACGAACTCTCCGACCTCGACGCCGCGGGCTGGGATATGGCGGCCCGGCCGCGAACCGGCGCGCGGTCCCTCGACGAGTTCCCGCCGGAAAAACAGGCGGAGCTGATTCGGGGGACGAAAGCGGCCCTCGAGAGTCGCGGCTTCGAGGACGGTGCGAAGCACTTCGTCACGCCGCGAAACGTCCTGGGATCGACCGCCCGCGATCTCGTCCGGGAGTACCACGAGCAGGCGTTCCGGTTCGGTGGCGGTCCGAACGGGTTGCCGCTTACCGACCCACACGACGCGGGCTTCTTCGCCGGCGATGCCGGCGACGTGACGAAATCCTACATCGACTTCGCCGCCGAGTACGGACAGCTCGCGGTCTTGCACTTCGAACACGTCGGCGAGAACGGGATGAGCGAGCGCGCGTTCGCGGACCTGCTCGAGTACGTCGACGCGCAAGACGTCGACGTCGTCACCGCGACCGACCTGCTGGAGCGGACGAGCGGAGGCGATCGCTGA
- a CDS encoding glycosyltransferase family 2 protein, producing the protein MYRNASVGVVLPAYNEEGFVGDVIREMPAYVDRIYAIDDRSTDGTWDEIREAARADATATDRGNGESVDRLVADGGASALTNRAAVHDAIGRVVPIKHTENRGAGGAIKTGYLAALTDGVDATVTVDADGQMDLSQMQRLLDPIVDGGADYAKGNRLLSREYRDAMPRFRFVGNAVLTFLTKIASGYWKTMDPQNGYTAISHDALAAIEVENLYEYYGYCNDLLVKLNVHGMRVADVAMPAVYGDEESSITYWRYIPKVSSMLLRNFLWRLKTKYLVLDFHPLALFYLFGAATATTGVLGVGVVVSAALSSPGTPAVGSVTSLLLFVAGTAFLLLAMVFDMAESDTLETQIQ; encoded by the coding sequence ATGTACCGGAACGCGAGCGTCGGCGTCGTGTTACCCGCCTACAACGAGGAGGGGTTCGTCGGTGACGTGATCCGCGAGATGCCCGCGTACGTCGATCGGATCTACGCGATCGACGATCGGTCGACGGACGGCACCTGGGACGAGATCCGCGAGGCTGCCCGGGCGGACGCGACCGCCACCGATCGCGGCAACGGCGAGTCCGTCGATCGGCTCGTGGCTGACGGCGGTGCGTCCGCGCTCACGAACCGGGCGGCGGTCCACGACGCCATCGGCCGCGTCGTCCCGATCAAGCACACGGAAAACCGCGGTGCCGGCGGGGCGATCAAGACCGGCTATCTCGCCGCGCTCACGGACGGCGTGGACGCGACGGTCACCGTCGACGCCGACGGACAGATGGACCTCTCACAGATGCAGCGGCTCCTCGATCCGATCGTCGACGGTGGGGCCGACTACGCGAAGGGCAACCGGCTCCTATCCCGAGAGTACCGGGACGCGATGCCACGATTTCGGTTCGTGGGCAACGCGGTTCTGACCTTCCTGACGAAGATCGCCTCCGGCTACTGGAAGACGATGGACCCCCAGAACGGGTATACGGCGATCTCCCACGACGCCCTCGCGGCGATCGAGGTCGAGAACCTCTACGAGTACTACGGCTACTGCAACGATCTACTGGTGAAGCTAAACGTCCACGGGATGCGCGTCGCCGACGTGGCGATGCCAGCCGTCTACGGCGACGAGGAGTCGAGTATTACGTATTGGCGGTACATTCCCAAGGTCTCGTCGATGTTGCTTCGCAACTTCCTGTGGCGGCTGAAAACGAAGTACCTCGTATTGGACTTCCACCCGCTCGCACTGTTTTACCTCTTCGGAGCGGCGACAGCGACGACCGGCGTCCTCGGCGTCGGCGTGGTCGTCTCTGCCGCGCTCTCGAGTCCCGGTACACCGGCCGTCGGGAGCGTGACGAGCCTGCTGTTGTTCGTCGCCGGAACGGCGTTTCTCCTTCTGGCGATGGTGTTCGACATGGCCGAAAGCGACACCCTCGAGACCCAGATCCAGTAA
- a CDS encoding flippase, which produces MNRSIASGVVSVVSAKVVVLVVTALSTPLLYRLLGAAAFGEYAFLLSVFAIYMIFVSSGVTDGVRKFLAEDRAAANWSEHVVGFYLRLAITLSVLGALLLVVATRVGLVGRAFGSELTSYFYVLAALVVTAQFRDYARKTLMGFGLERYSEPLKIVDKVGFVVVAVPLVYLGAGVFGALAGQLVASTLVAAIGLALVHRRVSLSCLFSRPTERFPRRQMLTFNSMSIALVFLLMSLYHIDIVMLQRFTESSAVGNYKAALTLAEFLWFIPMALQTVFVHSTSELWSQNRLREISDLASRTTRYTFLLTAVMAVGLAALADIAVPIYFGADATPAIAPLLLLLPGSLGFALARPILAISQGKGMLRYPVAATGAAAVINVVLNVTLIPRFGMHGAAVATSVGYGSMFLFHCWSARLVGFDPLSDARLGRSILATVLAAGPIVTLSTAIGNPWLALAVVPPAGFVIFVVFALLVGALDPAEPFEVLSTFPDPLGAKADAIRGWLAAGGTKQREQNRLHSLLFVVGLSLLVSGLTLGLLGSGIGSVTP; this is translated from the coding sequence GTGAACAGGAGTATCGCGAGCGGCGTCGTTTCGGTCGTCAGTGCCAAAGTAGTCGTTCTCGTCGTCACTGCGCTCTCGACGCCGCTTTTGTACCGGCTGCTCGGTGCAGCGGCCTTCGGCGAGTACGCGTTTTTGCTGTCGGTCTTCGCGATCTACATGATCTTCGTCAGCTCCGGCGTCACCGACGGCGTCCGGAAGTTCCTTGCGGAGGACCGCGCCGCGGCCAACTGGAGCGAACACGTCGTCGGCTTCTACCTGCGGCTGGCAATCACGCTCTCGGTCCTCGGGGCCCTCCTGCTGGTGGTTGCGACGCGGGTCGGACTCGTCGGCCGTGCGTTCGGATCCGAACTGACGAGCTATTTCTACGTCCTCGCCGCGCTCGTCGTGACGGCGCAGTTCCGCGATTACGCGCGGAAGACGCTCATGGGCTTTGGCCTCGAGCGGTACTCGGAGCCACTGAAGATCGTCGACAAGGTCGGGTTCGTCGTCGTTGCAGTGCCGCTGGTTTACCTCGGTGCCGGGGTGTTCGGCGCGCTTGCAGGGCAGTTGGTCGCGAGTACGCTCGTTGCCGCCATCGGGTTAGCCCTCGTACATCGGCGGGTCTCGTTGTCGTGTCTATTCAGTCGCCCGACGGAGCGGTTTCCCCGGAGACAGATGCTCACGTTCAACTCGATGAGCATCGCCCTGGTCTTCCTGTTGATGTCGCTCTATCACATCGACATCGTGATGCTCCAGCGGTTCACGGAGAGTTCCGCGGTCGGAAACTACAAGGCAGCGCTCACGCTCGCGGAGTTCCTCTGGTTTATCCCAATGGCCCTTCAGACGGTGTTCGTCCACTCGACATCGGAACTATGGTCCCAAAACCGGCTCCGGGAGATTTCGGATCTCGCGTCCCGGACGACGCGGTACACGTTCTTGCTGACGGCCGTCATGGCGGTCGGTCTCGCTGCGTTAGCCGATATCGCCGTGCCGATCTACTTCGGCGCGGATGCCACGCCGGCGATCGCGCCCCTGTTGCTGTTACTTCCCGGATCGCTCGGCTTTGCCCTTGCACGCCCGATCCTGGCGATCTCACAGGGGAAGGGGATGCTCCGATATCCGGTCGCGGCCACCGGCGCTGCGGCCGTGATCAACGTCGTCCTCAACGTCACTCTGATCCCCCGCTTCGGAATGCACGGTGCTGCTGTCGCGACCAGCGTCGGATACGGATCGATGTTTCTGTTCCACTGCTGGAGCGCTCGACTGGTCGGCTTCGATCCCCTCTCGGACGCCCGACTCGGGCGTTCGATACTGGCGACCGTCCTCGCAGCTGGCCCGATCGTCACCCTCTCGACGGCCATCGGGAACCCGTGGCTCGCACTCGCGGTCGTCCCGCCCGCTGGCTTCGTGATCTTCGTCGTGTTCGCACTGCTCGTCGGCGCACTCGACCCGGCCGAGCCATTCGAGGTGCTGTCGACGTTCCCCGACCCGCTCGGCGCGAAGGCGGACGCAATACGCGGTTGGCTCGCGGCCGGCGGGACGAAACAACGGGAGCAAAACAGGTTACACAGTCTGCTGTTCGTCGTCGGATTATCCCTGCTCGTCTCGGGACTCACACTGGGGCTACTCGGCTCCGGGATCGGGAGCGTCACGCCCTGA